A portion of the Rhodanobacter sp. AS-Z3 genome contains these proteins:
- a CDS encoding YciI family protein gives MRFMLLMIPHGYEHAAPGTMPDPEAVHRMMIYSRELQHAGVLLGLDGLHPPSMGARISFAEGRAGVVDDPITETREVLGGYWMIDVGSLPEAIEWARRCPAGANEVIEVRQVQEMADFPEDVRVAAAGCATSTGSHA, from the coding sequence ATGCGTTTCATGTTGCTGATGATTCCCCATGGCTACGAACACGCCGCCCCCGGCACGATGCCCGATCCGGAGGCCGTTCACCGGATGATGATCTATAGCCGCGAGTTGCAGCACGCGGGCGTGCTGCTTGGACTGGACGGCCTGCACCCACCGTCGATGGGCGCACGGATCAGTTTCGCCGAGGGACGCGCGGGGGTTGTCGACGACCCAATCACCGAGACCAGGGAAGTGCTCGGCGGTTACTGGATGATCGACGTCGGCTCGTTGCCGGAGGCGATCGAATGGGCGCGACGATGCCCAGCCGGCGCGAACGAAGTGATCGAAGTGCGCCAGGTGCAGGAGATGGCTGATTTTCCGGAGGACGTACGCGTCGCTGCGGCCGGGTGCGCAACGTCGACTGGATCGCATGCGTGA
- a CDS encoding DUF6596 domain-containing protein, with amino-acid sequence MPVNEDSRRRIEAVWRIEAPRLIGSLARTLRDFGLAEEVAQDALVAALESWPVNGVPERPGAWLQTTARRRAIDILRHATLASRKHEQLEYEMTVLLPPDHHVVDADDDIGDDLLRLVFTACHPVLSSDARVALTLRVLGGLTTPEIARAFLVPEATVAQRIVRAKRVLAEQQVPFELPPAAELGPRLSSALEVVYLIFNEGYAATSGADWIRPLLCTQALRLARTIVSLAPAEPEVHGLLALMELQVSRFAARVDAEGQPILLAAQDRTRWDASSMRRGLAALAHAETLGGAEGPYALQAALAACHARAEHYDATDWARIVALYARLQRVAPSPVVQLNRAVALAMLDGPQAGLDMLETLADEPRMAGYHLLPSVRGDLLERLGRLADAHAAFEQAAALANNQRERAMLLQRAAALGPLS; translated from the coding sequence ATGCCAGTAAATGAAGACAGCCGTCGACGGATCGAAGCGGTCTGGCGTATCGAGGCGCCGCGACTGATCGGCAGCCTCGCCCGCACGCTGCGGGACTTCGGGCTCGCCGAAGAGGTGGCCCAGGACGCGCTGGTTGCTGCATTGGAAAGCTGGCCCGTCAACGGCGTACCGGAGCGACCCGGCGCATGGTTGCAGACCACGGCCCGCCGTCGCGCCATCGACATTCTGCGTCACGCCACGTTGGCGTCGCGCAAGCATGAGCAGTTGGAATACGAGATGACCGTGCTGCTGCCACCAGACCATCACGTCGTCGACGCGGACGACGACATCGGCGATGACCTGCTGCGGCTGGTGTTCACCGCCTGTCATCCGGTGTTGTCCAGCGATGCGCGCGTGGCGCTGACCTTGCGCGTACTCGGCGGGCTCACCACGCCGGAAATCGCGCGGGCCTTCCTGGTGCCCGAGGCCACCGTGGCCCAGCGCATCGTGCGCGCCAAGCGCGTGCTGGCCGAGCAACAGGTGCCGTTCGAATTGCCGCCGGCGGCGGAACTGGGGCCGCGACTATCGTCAGCGCTGGAAGTGGTCTACCTGATTTTCAACGAGGGCTACGCCGCCACCAGCGGAGCGGACTGGATACGGCCGCTGCTGTGTACCCAAGCGCTGCGGCTGGCCCGCACGATCGTGTCGCTGGCGCCGGCCGAGCCGGAAGTCCACGGACTGCTGGCGCTGATGGAATTGCAGGTATCACGCTTCGCTGCCCGCGTGGATGCCGAGGGCCAGCCGATCCTGCTCGCCGCGCAGGATCGTACGCGCTGGGATGCGTCGAGCATGCGTCGCGGGCTGGCGGCCTTGGCGCACGCCGAAACCCTGGGTGGGGCCGAGGGTCCGTATGCGCTGCAGGCGGCGCTCGCCGCGTGTCACGCGCGTGCCGAGCACTACGATGCCACCGACTGGGCGCGGATCGTGGCGCTGTATGCGCGTTTGCAACGCGTGGCACCGTCGCCGGTGGTGCAGCTCAATCGTGCGGTGGCGTTGGCCATGCTTGATGGGCCACAAGCCGGGCTCGACATGCTCGAAACGTTGGCCGATGAACCACGCATGGCCGGCTATCATTTGCTGCCAAGCGTGCGTGGTGACCTGCTCGAGCGACTGGGTCGGCTGGCCGATGCGCACGCTGCGTTCGAGCAGGCCGCGGCGCTGGCGAATAATCAGCGTGAGCGCGCCATGCTGCTCCAGCGTGCTGCTGCGCTCGGCCCACTCAGCTGA
- a CDS encoding M13 family metallopeptidase produces the protein MQQMRWILGAAILCSAPAWAATPVSRPIGIDLKGIDHDVKPGDNFFRYANGDWLKTAQIPADRSSTGSFYKMFEQSEKNTAELIRNAGASHPAAGSNARKIADYYAAWMDTATIEKRGLAAIKPELAQVEAIASREDLARVLGSRLRADVDPINATNYHTQNLFGLFVTQGLEDPSHNIAYLLQGGLGLPSRDYYLSNDPHMVEARGKYLSYVAALLQQAGVDDAQAKATGIVVLETKIANAQASLIDSENIHKANNLWSPADFGSKAPGLDWPVYFKAAGLQSQSQIDAWQPGAITSLSALTASEPLQAWKDLLAFHTINQAADLLPKAYADLSFDFYVRTLQGTPMEQPRWKRAVGATNAQLGDAVGQLYVKNYFPASSKAEIEQLVKNLIAAFHDRIDTLSWMTPATRAKAKDKLDTLRVGVGYPDTWRDYSSLEIRANDALGNSLRAKKFEFEHQRAKLGQPVDKGEWWMTPQTVNAVNLPLQNALNFPAAILQPPFFDPKSDAAANYGSIGAIIGHEISHSFDNLGAEFDAQGKLDNWWTPEDLAHFQAAGQQLVAQFNQYEALPGLHVNGEQTLGENIADVSGLTIAYLAYQKSLDGKPAPVIDGLTGDQRFFIAFGQSWRGKIRDAALRQRLATDVHAPGDFRAETVRNLDQWYPAFKVKPSEKLYLAPQDRVKIW, from the coding sequence ATGCAACAGATGCGTTGGATTCTAGGTGCAGCGATCCTGTGCAGCGCGCCGGCATGGGCCGCCACACCGGTCAGTCGCCCGATCGGCATTGACCTCAAGGGCATCGACCATGACGTGAAGCCGGGCGACAACTTCTTCCGCTACGCCAATGGCGACTGGCTGAAGACCGCGCAGATTCCTGCTGACCGCTCCAGCACCGGCAGCTTTTACAAGATGTTCGAGCAGTCCGAGAAGAACACTGCCGAATTGATCCGCAACGCGGGCGCCAGTCACCCGGCCGCCGGCAGCAATGCACGCAAGATCGCCGACTATTACGCCGCGTGGATGGACACCGCCACCATCGAAAAGCGCGGCCTTGCGGCGATCAAGCCCGAGCTGGCCCAGGTCGAGGCGATCGCCTCGCGCGAGGACCTGGCCCGCGTGCTCGGCAGCCGCCTGCGCGCCGACGTCGACCCGATCAACGCCACCAACTACCACACACAGAATCTGTTCGGCCTGTTCGTGACGCAGGGGTTGGAGGACCCGTCACACAACATCGCCTATCTGCTGCAAGGCGGCCTCGGCCTGCCCAGCCGCGACTACTACCTGTCCAACGACCCGCACATGGTCGAGGCGCGCGGCAAGTACCTCAGCTATGTTGCTGCCCTGTTGCAGCAGGCGGGCGTGGACGACGCGCAAGCCAAGGCCACCGGCATCGTCGTGCTGGAAACAAAAATCGCCAACGCACAGGCCAGCCTGATCGACAGCGAGAACATCCACAAGGCGAACAACCTGTGGAGCCCGGCCGATTTCGGCAGCAAGGCGCCCGGGCTCGACTGGCCTGTTTATTTCAAGGCTGCGGGCCTGCAGAGCCAGTCACAGATCGACGCCTGGCAGCCCGGCGCCATCACCAGCCTGTCCGCGCTCACTGCCAGCGAACCGTTGCAGGCATGGAAAGATCTGCTGGCTTTCCACACGATCAACCAGGCTGCCGACCTGCTGCCCAAGGCCTACGCGGATCTCAGTTTCGATTTCTACGTGCGCACCCTGCAGGGCACGCCGATGGAACAGCCGCGCTGGAAACGCGCTGTCGGCGCCACCAACGCGCAACTGGGTGACGCCGTTGGTCAGTTGTATGTGAAAAACTATTTCCCGGCCTCGTCGAAGGCGGAAATCGAGCAGCTGGTGAAGAACCTGATCGCGGCGTTCCATGACCGCATCGATACGCTGAGCTGGATGACCCCGGCCACGCGCGCCAAGGCCAAGGACAAGCTCGACACCTTGCGGGTCGGCGTGGGCTATCCCGATACATGGCGTGACTACAGTTCGCTGGAAATTCGCGCCAATGACGCGCTCGGCAACAGTTTGCGCGCCAAAAAGTTCGAGTTCGAACACCAGCGGGCGAAACTGGGCCAGCCGGTGGACAAGGGCGAATGGTGGATGACCCCGCAAACCGTCAACGCGGTGAACCTGCCGCTGCAGAATGCACTGAATTTCCCGGCGGCGATCTTGCAGCCGCCGTTCTTCGACCCGAAGTCTGACGCTGCTGCCAACTACGGCTCGATCGGCGCGATCATCGGCCACGAAATCAGCCACAGCTTCGACAATCTCGGTGCCGAGTTCGACGCGCAGGGCAAGCTGGACAACTGGTGGACACCGGAAGACCTGGCCCACTTCCAGGCCGCCGGCCAGCAACTGGTTGCACAATTCAACCAGTACGAAGCGCTGCCCGGCTTGCACGTGAACGGTGAACAGACGCTGGGCGAAAACATCGCCGACGTCTCCGGCCTCACCATTGCCTATCTCGCCTACCAGAAATCACTCGACGGCAAACCCGCGCCGGTGATCGATGGCCTCACCGGCGACCAGCGTTTCTTCATCGCGTTCGGCCAGTCCTGGCGCGGCAAGATCCGTGATGCCGCGCTGCGCCAGCGACTGGCCACCGACGTCCACGCACCGGGCGATTTCCGCGCCGAAACCGTACGCAACCTCGATCAGTGGTATCCCGCGTTCAAGGTGAAACCGAGTGAGAAGCTGTATCTGGCACCGCAGGATCGAGTGAAAATCTGGTAG
- a CDS encoding YciI family protein produces the protein MSYLLTILEPRGQRGERTLEQGQQFYQRMVDFGAGLQQRGVLIAAEALRSESEGFRLAVRDGERRIVDGPFTEAREMIGGFFLVDVASRDEALAIAAACPAAEWATIEVRQTGTCYE, from the coding sequence ATGTCCTATCTGCTGACCATTCTTGAACCCCGTGGCCAACGTGGCGAACGTACGCTCGAACAGGGCCAGCAGTTCTATCAGCGCATGGTCGATTTCGGTGCCGGCCTGCAGCAGCGCGGCGTACTGATCGCTGCGGAGGCACTTCGCTCCGAGAGCGAAGGTTTTCGCCTGGCCGTACGTGACGGCGAGCGCCGCATTGTGGATGGCCCGTTTACCGAAGCGCGCGAGATGATCGGTGGCTTCTTTCTTGTCGATGTAGCCAGTCGCGACGAAGCGCTGGCCATCGCTGCCGCATGTCCGGCGGCAGAGTGGGCCACCATCGAGGTGCGACAGACTGGCACTTGTTACGAATAG